From the genome of Candidatus Methanoperedens sp., one region includes:
- a CDS encoding DNA-directed RNA polymerase subunit L: MELTILNKTKNEINIKVAGETHTLLNALKTALLNNKHVEIATYDIKHTTISDPVLFVRTDGADPIEVIKKASNEVVKECEEFIKLFKKKAKA, from the coding sequence ATGGAACTTACAATTCTTAATAAGACAAAGAACGAGATCAATATAAAAGTCGCAGGGGAGACGCACACTCTTCTAAATGCGCTCAAGACCGCTTTGCTTAACAACAAGCATGTCGAAATCGCAACATATGATATTAAACACACTACTATCAGCGACCCCGTGCTTTTTGTAAGGACGGACGGCGCCGACCCCATAGAAGTGATCAAGAAGGCGTCGAATGAAGTGGTTAAAGAATGTGAGGAATTCATTAAGCTTTTTAAGAAGAAGGCAAAGGCTTAG
- a CDS encoding exosome complex RNA-binding protein Csl4, translating to MRKDRGIVIRIKRRKETSRRKLGKSESREKPEKLEEKEFEEKEEEVVEEEAVEEEVVEEEVIEEGEEEIEQPVEPAAETVEEKPEESKLVLPGDLIGTSEEFIPKSGTFMDKGNIYAAATGRVKTNTRDRSISVLPVTNTPPSLQVGDIVIGQVTDVKDSVALVEIAGIKGKGEREIVNAEQAAIHVSNVKDAYVKELYYEFAPFDIVKAKVIDLKTMRLTTLNKDLGVMKAYCGNCRTVLKNEEGKLKCPKCKRIETRKISQDYGTGII from the coding sequence TTGAGAAAAGATAGAGGGATTGTTATTCGAATAAAGAGAAGGAAGGAAACGAGCCGGAGAAAACTCGGAAAAAGCGAGTCAAGAGAAAAGCCTGAGAAATTAGAAGAAAAAGAATTTGAAGAGAAAGAAGAGGAAGTAGTGGAAGAGGAAGCGGTAGAGGAGGAAGTAGTAGAAGAGGAAGTAATAGAAGAAGGTGAGGAAGAGATAGAACAACCGGTAGAGCCAGCGGCGGAAACAGTTGAGGAAAAGCCAGAAGAAAGCAAGCTCGTTTTGCCGGGTGATCTCATCGGAACATCTGAAGAGTTCATACCAAAGAGCGGCACTTTCATGGACAAGGGCAACATTTATGCCGCGGCAACAGGACGGGTAAAAACAAATACCAGAGACCGTTCCATTTCAGTTCTCCCAGTAACGAATACCCCCCCCAGCCTTCAGGTTGGGGATATCGTTATCGGACAGGTAACTGATGTGAAAGACTCGGTCGCGCTGGTAGAAATTGCTGGCATTAAAGGAAAGGGAGAGCGTGAGATAGTCAACGCGGAACAAGCGGCGATCCATGTTTCGAATGTCAAGGATGCTTACGTTAAGGAACTTTACTACGAATTTGCACCTTTTGACATTGTAAAGGCAAAAGTGATAGACCTTAAGACCATGCGTCTCACGACATTGAACAAGGACCTGGGGGTCATGAAAGCTTACTGTGGAAATTGCAGAACCGTGCTGAAAAACGAAGAAGGTAAACTTAAATGTCCTAAATGCAAGAGAATAGAGACTAGAAAAATTTCCCAGGACTATGGAACGGGTATAATCTAG
- a CDS encoding METTL5 family protein yields the protein MRRKHLEMLLEQVEGFKSPKPSKEQYSTPSIVAAELLHFAFMKGDITDTVYDLGCGSGILAIGAKLLGAEKVIGFDEDRDVLEIARANAERLGMDVEFVCSRINEVCGKAHTVVMNPPFGAQVKGSDRPFLRKALEASSVVYSIHNAGSAEFIRKFISPSVITEHRLIDFPIKRTFRFHTREIKVIKVEIYRIEKR from the coding sequence ATGAGAAGAAAGCACCTGGAAATGCTTCTCGAACAGGTAGAAGGCTTCAAGTCTCCCAAACCCTCAAAAGAGCAGTACTCAACACCATCGATTGTAGCGGCTGAGCTTCTGCATTTTGCGTTCATGAAAGGAGATATCACTGACACCGTCTATGACCTGGGGTGCGGCAGCGGGATACTTGCGATCGGAGCTAAACTTCTGGGAGCAGAAAAGGTTATAGGTTTTGATGAAGATAGAGACGTTCTTGAGATTGCACGGGCGAATGCAGAAAGACTCGGAATGGATGTCGAGTTCGTATGCAGCCGCATAAATGAAGTGTGCGGAAAAGCGCATACAGTAGTAATGAATCCACCATTCGGCGCCCAGGTGAAAGGAAGCGACCGCCCTTTTTTGAGGAAAGCCCTCGAAGCAAGCAGCGTGGTTTACTCCATACACAACGCCGGAAGTGCGGAATTCATAAGAAAATTCATTAGTCCGTCGGTCATAACAGAGCATCGATTAATCGATTTTCCTATTAAAAGGACATTCAGATTTCACACAAGGGAAATAAAGGTCATAAAAGTAGAGATATACAGGATTGAGAAAAGATAG
- a CDS encoding DUF433 domain-containing protein, producing MPMQKQVVKHPYITTDKRISKGSPIITGTRIRVLDIIIEYEYLGHAPDDIVNAHPHLILPQVHDALSFYYEHREELDQEIRQRKDKVAKLRKKFTS from the coding sequence ATGCCAATGCAAAAACAAGTGGTCAAACACCCATACATCACAACCGATAAGAGGATAAGTAAAGGCAGCCCGATAATAACAGGAACAAGAATCCGCGTATTGGACATAATCATTGAATATGAGTATCTCGGCCATGCTCCTGATGATATTGTCAATGCTCACCCCCACCTGATTCTCCCCCAGGTTCATGATGCTCTGTCTTTTTATTATGAACACAGGGAAGAGCTGGACCAGGAAATCAGGCAAAGGAAAGATAAAGTAGCAAAACTTCGTAAAAAGTTTACTTCATGA
- a CDS encoding DUF5615 family PIN-like protein produces MNEENRIKIYTDENVNVAIVDGLRRRGVEAWSAIDKKKLGLSDEEQLKYALEERATIFTHDDDFLSMAAESGMEHYGIIYVHQQHLSVGECIRRLKAIVETMSPEEMHNRILFL; encoded by the coding sequence TTGAACGAGGAAAATCGCATCAAGATCTACACAGATGAGAATGTGAATGTGGCAATCGTTGACGGTCTCAGGCGCCGGGGTGTGGAAGCGTGGTCTGCCATAGATAAAAAAAAGCTCGGGCTCAGCGATGAAGAACAATTGAAATATGCTTTAGAGGAAAGGGCAACAATATTTACCCATGACGATGATTTCCTCAGCATGGCTGCTGAATCTGGAATGGAACACTACGGGATAATATATGTTCACCAGCAGCATCTATCAGTCGGGGAGTGCATTCGCAGGCTGAAAGCAATAGTGGAAACCATGTCCCCTGAAGAAATGCACAACCGCATATTGTTCCTGTGA
- a CDS encoding RtcB family protein: MPDLTKKDAASILTKVNDYTWDIPQTYKTGMRVPGRIFVSQKLLENLEHETLEQTANVATLPGIQKYSMAMPDAHSGYGFPIGGVAAFDRDTGIISPGGVGYDINCGVRIIRTNLTADEVRPRMKELIELLFQEIPSGVGSKSKIRASDRELDDAFLHGAKWAVESGYGVKEDIEHCEENGFLKMADPSKVSEKARKRGKPQFGTLGSGNHFLEVQCVDEVYDEEVAKVLGLHKGQVTVMVHCGSRGAGHQICDDYLKILEKATRKYGIILPDRQLACAPAESTEGQNYFKAMASAANYAWANRQVITHWVREAFTRFFRRDDLEMRLIYDVAHNVAKLEEHIINGEKKMVYVHRKGATRAFPPDHPEVPLVYRKIGQPVLIPGSMGTPSFVLHGTQKAMELTFGSACHGAGRVSSRSAALRMFRGETVQQELAARGISVRATEPSVIAEEAPAVYKPSEDVVDVVHQLGIARKVVKLMPMGVAKG; the protein is encoded by the coding sequence ATGCCAGACTTAACCAAAAAGGATGCAGCGAGCATCCTCACGAAAGTCAATGACTATACATGGGATATACCCCAGACTTATAAAACCGGCATGAGAGTGCCAGGCCGGATATTCGTCTCACAGAAATTGCTCGAGAACCTCGAGCATGAAACCCTGGAGCAGACAGCCAACGTGGCAACGCTCCCCGGCATTCAGAAATATTCCATGGCAATGCCTGATGCGCATTCAGGTTATGGATTCCCCATAGGTGGAGTTGCGGCTTTTGACAGGGATACAGGAATAATCAGCCCGGGAGGCGTGGGATACGACATCAATTGCGGGGTGCGGATAATCAGAACGAACCTCACAGCAGATGAAGTGCGACCAAGGATGAAAGAATTGATTGAACTACTTTTCCAGGAGATCCCCTCGGGTGTGGGCTCCAAGAGTAAGATCCGCGCCTCAGATAGAGAATTGGACGATGCTTTTCTTCATGGCGCTAAATGGGCTGTAGAAAGCGGGTATGGTGTTAAGGAAGATATTGAACATTGCGAGGAGAATGGTTTCCTGAAGATGGCAGACCCATCGAAAGTGAGCGAGAAAGCGCGAAAGAGGGGCAAGCCCCAGTTCGGGACACTGGGCAGCGGCAACCATTTCCTTGAGGTCCAATGCGTTGATGAAGTGTATGACGAAGAGGTAGCGAAGGTATTGGGTCTCCATAAAGGACAGGTCACCGTGATGGTACACTGTGGCTCGCGGGGTGCGGGTCACCAGATATGCGACGATTACCTCAAGATCCTTGAAAAGGCTACCCGCAAGTATGGTATAATCCTCCCCGACAGGCAGCTTGCATGTGCCCCTGCCGAATCAACTGAAGGCCAGAACTATTTCAAGGCAATGGCATCAGCGGCAAATTATGCATGGGCTAACAGGCAGGTCATCACCCACTGGGTAAGGGAGGCGTTTACAAGGTTCTTCAGGCGAGACGATCTTGAAATGAGACTTATCTATGACGTGGCGCATAATGTTGCGAAGCTTGAGGAACATATCATAAACGGTGAAAAAAAGATGGTGTATGTGCACAGGAAAGGAGCCACCAGGGCTTTCCCCCCCGACCATCCAGAGGTTCCGCTGGTTTACAGAAAAATAGGTCAGCCTGTACTCATTCCAGGCAGCATGGGCACGCCATCGTTCGTGCTTCACGGGACGCAGAAAGCGATGGAACTCACGTTCGGGAGCGCATGCCACGGTGCAGGAAGGGTCTCAAGCCGGTCGGCGGCGTTGCGGATGTTCCGGGGCGAGACCGTACAGCAGGAACTGGCGGCGAGGGGCATATCTGTAAGAGCGACAGAGCCATCAGTGATAGCTGAGGAAGCCCCCGCCGTGTATAAGCCCAGCGAAGATGTGGTGGATGTGGTTCACCAACTGGGCATTGCACGTAAGGTCGTAAAGCTCATGCCGATGGGAGTGGCAAAGGGATAG
- a CDS encoding DUF5350 domain-containing protein, with the protein MGKTGTTKWGRIKHRKGQIILVPESELTHKRPGPNQRYTSAGAKRRKIARSPKALVKA; encoded by the coding sequence ATGGGAAAAACAGGCACAACGAAATGGGGCAGGATAAAGCACCGGAAAGGACAGATCATACTGGTGCCGGAATCCGAGCTCACCCACAAACGCCCTGGCCCGAATCAGCGTTACACTTCTGCGGGCGCAAAGCGCAGGAAGATAGCGCGTTCACCTAAAGCTCTCGTAAAAGCTTAA
- a CDS encoding RNA ligase partner protein — MIRQRFVLDTSALTDTQTRELEGGTLCVAMGGILDIIAEARLHLGISCYIPFPSVYNELRDFSRNNGCGDETLAKIDTWLVKKTPDRYEVKIPSKIFYDYVDFMRGRINKGMDVAEEAIWEGATECLFRTTKARTKHEIEPEIERNVIGEIINKFRDKYRNALRYGILDSAPDIDVLLLAKELDAAVVASDVGIQKWAEQLGLRFVNAKSFPAMIKEYLKRTKPEKVASMI, encoded by the coding sequence ATGATACGCCAGCGATTCGTTTTGGATACCAGTGCGCTTACCGATACACAGACAAGGGAACTTGAGGGCGGCACACTCTGCGTTGCCATGGGGGGTATCCTGGACATTATAGCAGAGGCACGGCTGCACCTGGGGATAAGCTGCTATATCCCTTTTCCTTCGGTGTACAACGAGTTGAGGGATTTTTCCAGGAACAACGGCTGTGGTGATGAAACCCTGGCAAAGATAGACACGTGGCTTGTGAAAAAAACCCCTGACAGGTATGAAGTGAAAATCCCTTCAAAGATATTCTATGACTATGTGGATTTCATGCGCGGGCGTATCAACAAAGGTATGGACGTAGCCGAGGAAGCGATATGGGAAGGGGCTACAGAGTGCCTTTTCCGCACGACCAAAGCCCGCACAAAGCATGAGATCGAGCCGGAGATAGAGCGCAATGTCATTGGCGAGATAATAAACAAATTCAGGGATAAATACAGGAACGCACTGCGCTATGGTATCCTTGACAGCGCTCCTGATATTGATGTGCTCCTTCTTGCCAAAGAGCTTGATGCTGCTGTTGTGGCAAGCGATGTAGGGATCCAGAAATGGGCAGAGCAGCTCGGCCTTCGTTTCGTGAACGCAAAATCCTTTCCCGCGATGATAAAGGAATACCTGAAACGCACTAAACCCGAAAAAGTGGCAAGCATGATCTAA
- a CDS encoding thioredoxin domain-containing protein, with translation MRGNWLLLFVSAATLVLPGAATHWYTYEEGILAAGTGNKPIIMDFYADWCGPCIAMEEGTYPDPRVVREMADFIAIKVDTQKRIDIETKYGIAYYPTVVFLDPKGKEVGRHIGYLGPEEMIEEIRKSRGKLPKETSGFEIPDLILAIIPLLVIKKIAIR, from the coding sequence ATGAGAGGTAATTGGCTACTACTATTCGTTTCAGCTGCAACGTTAGTTCTGCCTGGGGCAGCCACCCACTGGTACACCTACGAGGAGGGCATCCTCGCCGCCGGAACAGGCAACAAACCTATCATCATGGATTTCTATGCCGATTGGTGCGGGCCCTGCATAGCCATGGAGGAGGGGACGTATCCTGATCCGCGCGTTGTGAGGGAGATGGCTGATTTCATAGCGATCAAGGTGGATACCCAGAAAAGGATCGATATCGAAACAAAGTATGGCATTGCCTATTATCCCACGGTGGTCTTCCTGGATCCAAAGGGTAAAGAGGTGGGAAGGCATATCGGCTATCTTGGGCCTGAGGAAATGATAGAAGAGATAAGAAAATCCCGAGGCAAATTGCCGAAGGAAACCTCCGGGTTTGAAATACCGGATTTAATATTGGCGATAATTCCATTACTTGTTATAAAAAAGATAGCTATCAGGTGA
- the thiI gene encoding tRNA 4-thiouridine(8) synthase ThiI, with the protein MILKFTDVVLVRYDELALKSNKVRTRYEQILVKNLKAMLNADGCDYSEISKEMGRIFIHSADPGAVKSAAKVFGVVSASPAHTCEPTLESAAKLAAEVAAGMIQEGQSFAIRSRRAGNHDFTSRDIAIACGDAVFQKVDRNTRVDLDNPDAEIFVEVRQKIAYVFTGSVKGVGGLPMGTQGKMVALISGGIDSPVAAWMMMKRGCEIVPLYLNNQPFSDETTRERAMQCIDVLQKWSPQKKLTIYEAPHGENLLAFLNNCDNRLNCVLCRRMMYRIASEVLKLEEAHGIITGSSLGQVASQTSLNMLAEMYGMEYPIYHPLIGLDKLEITDIARKIGTFEPSTKPATCCMAVPEYPSTAAKPQEVIEAEKLIDVPSLVVSMVKNMKKFT; encoded by the coding sequence ATGATACTGAAATTTACTGATGTGGTTTTGGTAAGGTATGATGAACTCGCCCTGAAAAGCAATAAGGTCAGGACAAGATACGAGCAGATACTGGTGAAGAACTTGAAAGCAATGCTCAATGCCGATGGTTGTGATTATTCCGAAATCAGCAAGGAAATGGGCAGGATCTTCATACATTCCGCCGATCCAGGCGCCGTAAAAAGCGCGGCAAAGGTATTTGGCGTTGTCTCTGCAAGCCCTGCTCATACATGCGAACCAACCCTGGAATCCGCGGCGAAACTCGCGGCAGAGGTTGCAGCCGGTATGATACAGGAAGGCCAGTCCTTCGCTATAAGGTCGCGGCGGGCGGGGAACCACGATTTTACCTCGAGGGATATAGCCATTGCCTGCGGGGATGCGGTATTCCAGAAGGTGGACAGGAATACCAGGGTCGATCTTGATAATCCAGATGCAGAGATCTTCGTAGAAGTGAGGCAGAAAATAGCCTATGTTTTTACGGGATCGGTGAAAGGCGTCGGGGGACTACCCATGGGCACCCAGGGAAAGATGGTTGCCCTCATCTCGGGAGGCATAGACTCGCCTGTGGCTGCCTGGATGATGATGAAAAGAGGTTGCGAGATAGTACCGCTGTACCTCAATAACCAGCCTTTTTCAGACGAAACCACGCGCGAAAGGGCGATGCAATGCATTGATGTTCTCCAGAAATGGTCCCCCCAGAAGAAACTCACAATATATGAAGCCCCGCATGGAGAGAATCTCCTTGCTTTCCTGAATAACTGTGACAACAGGCTCAACTGCGTATTGTGCAGGCGGATGATGTACAGGATCGCATCCGAGGTCCTGAAGCTCGAAGAGGCGCACGGGATAATCACGGGCTCATCGCTTGGCCAGGTGGCATCCCAGACCTCGCTGAACATGCTTGCTGAGATGTATGGCATGGAATACCCGATATATCATCCACTCATTGGGCTTGATAAACTTGAGATAACGGATATAGCGCGCAAAATTGGGACTTTTGAGCCCTCAACAAAGCCCGCGACATGCTGCATGGCGGTGCCGGAGTACCCATCCACTGCAGCCAAACCGCAAGAGGTGATCGAGGCTGAGAAACTGATCGATGTGCCTTCGCTTGTGGTTTCAATGGTGAAAAATATGAAGAAATTCACCTGA
- a CDS encoding J domain-containing protein — protein sequence MIIIKGHEIETVIIKNAHNRRALQFKNNIIMLLRSIGVNENDIDIPVENVAIKKAKASATWYYSGHRMYYSHNMQSKFVDNLHVLFKVIEIESNLVLSEKKTFDDFISEFREDSDVDDKRKEARKFFDVDPDLNDLEIITKKYKAMAKELHPDMPSGDTEKFKQLNNAHKILRRELT from the coding sequence ATGATAATAATAAAAGGACACGAAATAGAGACAGTAATTATTAAAAATGCTCATAATCGAAGGGCTTTGCAATTTAAAAATAATATTATTATGCTTTTAAGAAGTATAGGCGTCAACGAAAATGATATTGATATCCCTGTTGAAAATGTAGCGATAAAAAAAGCCAAAGCTTCTGCGACCTGGTACTACTCAGGCCATCGAATGTATTACAGTCATAACATGCAAAGTAAATTCGTTGATAATCTCCATGTTCTATTCAAGGTAATTGAGATTGAGTCCAACCTGGTTCTTTCTGAAAAAAAAACTTTTGACGACTTTATTTCGGAGTTCAGGGAGGATTCAGATGTTGATGATAAACGCAAAGAGGCACGAAAATTTTTCGACGTTGACCCTGATTTGAACGATTTGGAGATTATTACTAAAAAATACAAAGCTATGGCAAAAGAATTACATCCGGATATGCCTTCCGGGGACACTGAGAAATTTAAGCAGCTAAATAATGCACATAAAATCTTAAGAAGAGAATTAACCTAG
- the argB gene encoding acetylglutamate kinase — MLKRENILIEALPYIREFYDSIMVIKMGGHAIVNPVVMEQIVQDIVLLKFIGIHPVIVHGGGPEITEKMERMGKKPEFVAGLRVTDDETLEIARMVLVGNVNSKIVSLIGKHGGKGVGLSGSDGRLIVAKKVALQRVTVKGVEKEIDLGWVGETEVINPELVMILSGKGYIPVISPIATDEKGNDLNVNADTVAGDIAAALRAKKLISLTDVPGILRDPKDPQTRISRIAYEEIETLIADEIISGGMIPKVKSSAAAIAGGVGQVHIIDGSMPHSLLLELFTHEGIGTMIYRKE; from the coding sequence ATGCTCAAGCGTGAAAACATACTCATCGAAGCCCTCCCGTACATACGCGAGTTCTACGACTCGATCATGGTAATAAAAATGGGAGGTCATGCGATCGTAAACCCTGTTGTAATGGAACAGATAGTGCAGGATATCGTGCTTTTGAAATTCATTGGTATCCATCCTGTAATAGTTCATGGCGGTGGCCCTGAAATCACGGAAAAGATGGAACGTATGGGGAAAAAGCCCGAATTCGTTGCCGGCCTCCGCGTGACGGATGATGAGACCCTCGAGATCGCACGAATGGTCCTGGTGGGGAATGTTAACAGCAAGATAGTATCGCTGATAGGAAAACATGGCGGGAAAGGCGTTGGCCTCTCGGGAAGCGACGGCAGGCTCATCGTTGCAAAGAAGGTTGCACTGCAGCGCGTGACGGTGAAAGGTGTGGAGAAGGAGATCGACCTTGGCTGGGTAGGAGAAACCGAGGTCATAAATCCCGAACTCGTGATGATCCTTTCCGGTAAAGGGTATATACCTGTCATATCTCCCATAGCGACCGATGAAAAGGGCAATGACCTGAACGTGAATGCAGATACTGTTGCAGGCGATATAGCAGCAGCCCTTCGTGCCAAAAAGCTGATATCCCTCACCGACGTTCCGGGCATACTCAGGGACCCGAAAGACCCCCAGACGCGCATTTCCAGGATAGCATACGAAGAAATAGAAACACTTATTGCAGACGAGATTATAAGCGGCGGGATGATACCAAAGGTCAAATCAAGCGCGGCTGCAATAGCAGGTGGCGTCGGGCAGGTCCATATCATCGATGGAAGCATGCCACATTCCCTGCTGCTTGAACTGTTCACGCACGAAGGTATAGGAACAATGATCTACAGGAAAGAGTGA
- a CDS encoding ribosome biogenesis/translation initiation ATPase RLI encodes MRLAVLDKDRCQPKMCGIQCIKFCPRVRTGDETITMGEDDKPVISEELCVGCGICVKRCPFDAIIIIGLPEKLEEPTHRFGKNGFALYGLPVPTVGKVTGILGPNGIGKSTAINILSGTLKPNLGRGRIGWEDILEYYAGSVLHDYLEGVSKKKIKTSQKPQYVDMIPKKFKGSVSELLSRTDDRGILEELVSRLDIENIMERKIEELSGGELQRVALAACVAKEADFYFIDEISPYLDIYQRIKAAHIIRELAQKKAVMVVEHDLAILDLLADVVHVAYGTPGAFGVITHPKGVRIGINEYLKGFLREENVRIRTEAIEFEVHAPQPTKEIASLLRFESFSKKYEEGFELIARGGEIRKGEVTGIVGPNGIGKSTFVKILAGEIQPTKGMLEMNLKVSYKPQYIKADEAVKVSDYLSSINKQFGTSYYETEIIKPLQLERLLNQQVNDLSGGELQRVAIAACLSRTADLYLLDEPSAHLDVEQRVLATKVIRRFAENNKVSAMVVDHDIYMIDMLSDRLLVFEGEPMVIGEVHGPFNMREGMNLFLKNIGITFRRDEETKRPRVNKPDSQLDRTQKARGEYYYSY; translated from the coding sequence ATGCGACTTGCGGTTTTAGACAAGGATAGATGCCAGCCAAAGATGTGCGGTATCCAGTGCATCAAGTTCTGCCCCAGGGTACGAACGGGGGATGAGACAATAACGATGGGCGAGGATGATAAGCCAGTCATCTCCGAAGAGCTGTGTGTAGGTTGCGGGATTTGCGTCAAACGCTGCCCCTTTGATGCTATTATAATAATCGGATTGCCTGAGAAGCTAGAAGAGCCGACGCACAGATTTGGCAAGAACGGTTTTGCCCTTTACGGTCTTCCTGTTCCCACGGTCGGAAAAGTGACCGGTATCCTTGGACCGAATGGCATAGGGAAAAGCACCGCGATAAACATACTCTCGGGAACGCTAAAACCCAATCTCGGAAGAGGCAGGATCGGTTGGGAGGACATCCTGGAATATTACGCAGGCTCTGTTCTTCATGATTACCTTGAAGGTGTATCGAAGAAGAAAATAAAGACATCCCAGAAACCGCAATATGTTGATATGATCCCCAAGAAATTCAAAGGCAGCGTTTCTGAACTTTTATCCAGGACAGATGACCGCGGAATTCTGGAAGAATTAGTATCGCGGCTCGATATCGAAAATATAATGGAGCGCAAAATCGAAGAGTTAAGCGGCGGTGAACTCCAGAGGGTAGCCCTTGCAGCATGTGTTGCAAAGGAGGCAGATTTCTATTTCATAGACGAGATAAGCCCATATCTTGATATCTACCAGCGAATAAAAGCCGCACATATCATTAGAGAGCTCGCGCAGAAAAAAGCCGTGATGGTAGTTGAGCACGACCTTGCGATACTGGACCTGCTTGCTGACGTAGTCCATGTTGCCTACGGCACACCCGGAGCTTTCGGTGTGATCACCCATCCAAAAGGGGTCAGGATAGGGATAAACGAATACCTCAAAGGCTTCCTGCGAGAGGAAAATGTGAGGATACGCACGGAAGCAATAGAATTCGAGGTTCATGCGCCTCAGCCCACTAAGGAAATCGCCTCTCTCTTAAGATTTGAATCTTTTTCGAAAAAATACGAGGAAGGGTTCGAGCTTATTGCCAGGGGTGGAGAGATAAGGAAAGGCGAAGTGACCGGCATCGTAGGCCCTAACGGGATCGGCAAATCAACTTTTGTCAAGATACTGGCAGGTGAGATCCAGCCCACGAAGGGAATGTTGGAGATGAACCTCAAAGTATCCTATAAGCCCCAGTATATCAAAGCTGATGAAGCTGTCAAGGTTTCGGACTATCTCAGTTCCATAAACAAACAATTCGGTACCAGTTATTATGAGACTGAAATAATAAAACCGCTCCAGCTCGAGAGGTTGCTTAACCAGCAAGTTAATGACCTGAGCGGGGGCGAACTCCAGAGGGTGGCAATAGCGGCCTGCCTCAGTCGTACCGCAGACCTGTATCTTCTGGATGAACCGTCAGCCCATCTTGATGTAGAACAAAGGGTACTGGCCACAAAGGTCATAAGGAGGTTTGCCGAGAATAACAAGGTGAGCGCGATGGTTGTGGACCATGATATCTACATGATAGATATGTTGAGCGACAGGCTCCTTGTATTTGAGGGAGAACCAATGGTAATAGGTGAGGTTCATGGCCCGTTCAATATGAGGGAAGGTATGAACCTGTTCCTTAAGAATATAGGTATCACATTCAGGCGGGACGAGGAGACAAAAAGGCCTAGGGTCAATAAACCTGATTCTCAGCTTGACAGGACCCAGAAGGCAAGGGGAGAATATTATTATAGTTATTAG
- a CDS encoding DHHA1 domain-containing protein, which produces MSSIIFTHGDCDGICSGAIVKSALPDSTIFFTSPVGLLSELNNIRERYDDLVICDIAIDEKTYPQLKIKLSELANESNVIYMDHHPLPERRYNSDWFFYDTCSTAELAFRIFEKNLNRDMRRVAIYGAMGDFSETAVVKKWERDWDKRTLYFYAGTLIQGITYAGRDYNCKRKIADALSYDMPPPEIEGLLDAAVIASRKEEEIRSLVRKSVVKLKNLAYVIDINGYMSKAAIYAASYGNALVGVSCEYRAQKHVYDISIRLRNGGVDLNTILRRVALSHGGTGGGHPFAGGARIPKRELEAFLYDLDDALG; this is translated from the coding sequence ATGAGTTCGATAATCTTCACCCATGGGGATTGCGACGGGATATGCTCTGGCGCCATAGTCAAAAGTGCACTTCCGGATTCAACCATATTTTTCACAAGTCCTGTAGGTCTTCTTAGCGAACTGAACAATATCCGTGAAAGGTATGATGATCTCGTGATTTGCGATATCGCGATAGATGAAAAAACATACCCGCAGCTCAAGATAAAATTAAGTGAGCTGGCCAATGAATCAAACGTAATTTACATGGATCACCATCCACTGCCTGAGCGAAGGTATAATTCGGACTGGTTCTTTTACGATACTTGTTCCACTGCTGAACTGGCATTCCGTATCTTTGAGAAAAACCTGAACCGCGATATGAGGCGCGTGGCGATCTATGGCGCCATGGGGGATTTCAGTGAGACCGCCGTAGTAAAAAAATGGGAACGAGACTGGGATAAGAGGACGCTGTATTTTTATGCGGGAACCTTGATACAGGGGATAACCTACGCAGGCAGAGATTATAATTGCAAGAGAAAGATTGCTGACGCGCTATCCTATGATATGCCGCCTCCGGAGATAGAAGGTCTTCTTGATGCGGCTGTTATAGCTTCACGGAAGGAAGAGGAGATCAGGTCTTTGGTCAGGAAGAGTGTGGTGAAATTGAAAAATCTTGCTTATGTTATCGATATCAATGGATATATGTCAAAAGCGGCAATCTACGCTGCCTCCTACGGAAATGCACTTGTGGGTGTATCCTGCGAGTACAGGGCACAGAAACATGTGTATGATATAAGTATCCGCCTTCGCAATGGCGGGGTGGATCTGAATACAATACTGCGCCGTGTGGCTCTCAGCCATGGCGGGACGGGAGGAGGGCACCCTTTTGCAGGCGGTGCTCGCATTCCGAAAAGAGAGCTGGAAGCTTTTTTATATGACCTGGACGATGCGTTAGGGTAA